Genomic segment of Nostoc sp. TCL240-02:
TTTCTGTAGAAGATTTTATCCGGGAAGAAAACTTCTTTGCCTTTAAAGTTTTTGGTGAAGACCTTTCATCTGAACACGGTGGCCCCATGCGGCTAGTTGTTCCCCACCTCTACGCTTGGAAAAGTGCTAAGTGGATTAATGGTTTAGAGTTTTTAGCTGGTGAAGAACTTGGTTTTTGGGAGCGCAATGGCTACCATCGCCGTGGTGAACCTTGGGCTGAGGAGCGTTACAGCAACGCTTTTGGATTTTAGATTTTAAATTTCTTCTTTAATCCAAAATTCAAAATCTAAAATTGGCATAATTAGGAGTTGTGGATTTTTATCCTTAACTCCTAATTTTTTAACCCAAAAGTTTCTTTATGAGTGGCAATTTGCCCTCATAAGGAGCGTATCGCCATTTTAAATCGAGCCAGAAAGAGTTTTGCAATACACTTTTGTTATGGGAAAAAGTGTCAAAACTAGCTTTGCCGTGGTAGTTGCCAATGCCGCTATCGCCTACCCCACCAAATGGTAAAGACGAGACACCAACCTGCATCACTGTGTCATTGATGCAGACTCCACCAGATGAAGTTTCCTGCAAAACTCGCTTTTGCAGGTTTTTGTTTTGAGAAAATAAGTATAACGCCAGAGGTTTAGGTCTAGAGTTAATCAACGCGATCGCTTCGGCAACGTCAGTATATTCAATAATTGGTAAAATTGGCCCAAAAATCTCTTCCTGCATTACAGAATCTTCCAAAGAGACATTATCAATCACTGTGGGAGCAATATAACGCTCTGAAGGTTGATTTTCTCCACCTATGATAACTTCACCATCTTTGAGAAAACGAACCAATCTATCAAAGTGTTTTTGACTGATAATTCTGGCATAATCAGGACTACTTATAGGATTATCACCATAAAACTCTTTTAGGCATTTTTTCAGCCCATCTACTAAATCTTTTTTGATTTTTTTATTAACTAGAAGATAGTCAGGGGCGATACAAGTTTGTCCAGCATTAATAAATTTGCCCCAAGTGATTCGTCTGACAGTGTGTTCAAGATTAATATCAGTATCTACTATACAAGGACTTTTACCACCCAATTCTAAAGTCACTGGTGTGAGATATTTGGCTGCTGCTGCCATGATAATTTTGCCGATAGCTGTGCCACCCGTGAAAAAGATATGATCGAACTTTTCTGCAAGTAGTTTTTGACTTGCTTCCACATCTCCTTCTACGACTGCAATATAAGCTGGGTCGAAATGTTTGGCAATAATCTTAGCAATGACACCAGAGGTATGAGAAGCAATTTCTGAAGGCTTGATAATTGCACAATTCCCGGCTGTGATCGCACCGACTAACGGTGAGATATTTAACTGAAATGGATAGTTCCAAGGGCCAATGATTAAAACAACCCCTAAAGGTTCTGGATAAATTTTCGCTGAGTAGGAAAAAAAATCAAGGGAAACAGCTGCTTTTTTCGGCTTACTCCAGGCATTGATATGTTTTATAGCATAATCAATTTCCTTAATTACGCCTATTTCTGTAACGTAAATCTCCAATTCTGGTTTATGTAAATCCGCTTTTAATGCCTCGACTATTGTTTGTTCATGCTCAATTATGGCTTGCTTGAGATTTTTAAGTTGTTCAATGCGAAAAGCAACATCTTTAGTTTTACCAGTTTCAAAAAACTCTCGCTGATTCTGGATAATATCGCCAATCTTAGATAATTCAG
This window contains:
- a CDS encoding aldehyde dehydrogenase — encoded protein: MITTELSKIGDIIQNQREFFETGKTKDVAFRIEQLKNLKQAIIEHEQTIVEALKADLHKPELEIYVTEIGVIKEIDYAIKHINAWSKPKKAAVSLDFFSYSAKIYPEPLGVVLIIGPWNYPFQLNISPLVGAITAGNCAIIKPSEIASHTSGVIAKIIAKHFDPAYIAVVEGDVEASQKLLAEKFDHIFFTGGTAIGKIIMAAAAKYLTPVTLELGGKSPCIVDTDINLEHTVRRITWGKFINAGQTCIAPDYLLVNKKIKKDLVDGLKKCLKEFYGDNPISSPDYARIISQKHFDRLVRFLKDGEVIIGGENQPSERYIAPTVIDNVSLEDSVMQEEIFGPILPIIEYTDVAEAIALINSRPKPLALYLFSQNKNLQKRVLQETSSGGVCINDTVMQVGVSSLPFGGVGDSGIGNYHGKASFDTFSHNKSVLQNSFWLDLKWRYAPYEGKLPLIKKLLG